attacACATAcgtggagtacaacttcccatttttctggttgtataggCTGATTTTAACCTAGGAGGTGATCTAGCAGAATTGTGCATATTGCTTAAATCTGGAATAGactaaagaaacattaaaatagtacttttaatattaaaaatatgtagaaagcCAATATTTTACATACCTGGGAGAATCACGTTAGTGAAAACACTTCTTTCCGAATGCACCATGGCTAACATTGTTTTAGGAATTCCTCTTTTGAATCAGCTCTGAAAACCACACAAACCAAATATTATAGCTACTGATAAAGTCACCTTGATTTTGACAAAGTTCAGTACTACTTATCTTAATCAATCACTTTATTCTCATTCCATTGTATCATAATTGTTTCTTATATAACCATCTCCCATGCCAGACCTTCAGTGTCTTAAAGACCAGAATTCTATTATTACTTTCATTATGAATTGAATTGATTTTGCTTCTGAATGGCATTTCCCTTCTCTATGAGTTTGACTACTCTAGGAATTTTACATAATGGAAccatatagtatttgtctttttgtgattgGCTGATTTTACTTAATGTTCTCAATCATCcttgttgaatttctttttttttttaaaggctgaatgatgtcggcatgcatgtgtgtgtgtgtgtgtgtgtgtgcgtgtgtgtgtgtgtgtgcacgccatattttgcttatttattcatccatAGACCCTTTCTTGTTTTACTCTATGAACATGGGTATATGAACATCTCTTTGATATCTTTCTATTTTAACACTTTTGGGTTTATATTCCAAAATGAAATtggaatagttttttttaattttttttttgagaaactaatAAACTGCTTTCTATAATGGCAGGTACTCCACCACCAGTATGCAAGGTTCCAATTTTTCCACATTCTCACAAactcttgttattattattaattattatttactgGTAGTAGCCATCCTGATGGGGTGTAAAGTTGGTATGTCATTGtggtttcgatttgcatttcATTAATGATTAGtcatgctgagcatcttttcatgtgtttattgttcatttgtgcattttctttgaagaaatatctattcaacccttttgctcatttttgaaTCATTGTTGTTACTGTTGACTTTTAGGAGAGCtatatgtattctggatattaatattagtacatatttttctttgtacctTGTAACTTTTTTtgacttaaagtctattttgtctgataataAGAATGGTGCTCCTTGATTTTTGATGGGATTATGtcatgattaaataaaatgttatacgTGAAAAATGCTTTTAGTGGGCCAGATTTACTGATCATTGTATCTTAGTCTAGACTACATAAATGTGCTCAAAACATTTGCATTAACCTATggttgggcaaaatcatctaatataaaatctattttgtaaTATAGTGTTGAATATcctgtgtaatttactaaatactGTACtgacaacaaaaaacagaatggTTGTGTGAGTATGCATTTGCaccattgtaaattgaaaaattGTATGACTACACATAATCGATAGTGGAGCATCTGTATAGTCATCCTCATAACCATTtgcataaaatatctttttctatcctttcactttcaacctATTTATTTCTTTGGAGTTAAAGGAACTTTGGGGACAGCATGgagttgaattatatttttttgaagtttcatTCTGTCAATCTCTGACattttattggagagtttaatgCATTTACATATAATGTGATTAAAGACAAGGAGGGACTTACCTCTGTCAATTTGTTGTTTTCTGtgtcattttgttttcaatatccCTTATAgctttttgtttctcatttcctGCATTACTGTCTTATTTTGTATTCAGTTGATTTTTATGAGACATTTAAATtcccttctcattttcttttgtgtctATCTATATCTGTTTTCTTTGTAGTTGTCATAGGGATTATATTTAGCATCATAAGGTTATAATActctaatttgaatttatttaactTCAATAGCATAAAAATTGCTCTTATACATCtctgtctttttctatttcagttattAACTTCACATATTTCTGTCATCATACATTGTGTGCCCCAAAACAtactcatattttttaattattaatttttaattttaatgtatttctaacactgagctacattctctgGCCATGATGTtgtaatccacctgcctcagtctcctgagcagctgggattataggtgtgcaccaccatgccatcAAGACaattgttttaaagtctttttctaGTAGGTCTGACTCTGATCTTTTTCAGGGGTAGTTTctcttggtttattttgtttgtttttggtattgttattttcttcttcttcattattTCAGACCTTTGTTGAGGATCAGCTTGAAGTATAAACATAAGATCTTCTCAGATCTCTTCTATACCTGTGCCTTTTCCTGAGTTTGGGTGGCAACTTTCTAAATTCCCATATATGTTGGTCTGATTCTGTATGTCTTAGTTATTAACTGTATGGCtcataaaaaaagggaaaaatgaaaggaTACTTGTGTATGGCTcctaaaaaagggaaaaattaaaggaTATTTGAGAAGGCCCTTTGAACACCTTGGCAGTCACTTTGGTCCTAGAGGAAGCAGTTGCATCCGTGAGTTgaatgcatgtgtatgtgtgcaacAATGCTGCTTGCCTCTGTGTCTGTAACTCCATACTCTGAAGCAACCAGTACTGATCAGAAAACATATCCCTGATATCTAGAGGACTGAGTTTTAATGCTCACCCTGATCCTGCAAGCTGCCTGCAGACTTCTCCAGGAACACACATGCAGCATCCTATCACAGGTCTTGGGGTGGGATGGGAAACCACTGCTGAGCTTAGGGGggaaattaactaaaattaagCACCATTTACCTTCCAAACTTCCACTGGAAGTTGCAGTCTTTGAATGGAGTTCAGAGTTTCAAACTACTGTATCAGATGGTTTCTACCAGTGTAGTTGTTATCTAGTTGGGTAGTTAGATCCCTGGTGCTTTCTACTTTCTACTCCACCATCTTTCCAGGATCCTCCTTATTACAAGTTTTGATTCactcattcaaaatattttgtaatgctTCTTTGCTGCTGTCAGGCATGGGTTAAATATTCAGGGTATGCAGGTCTTTGCCTCAATTATCTATAGGATACTACAGACATTGAGAGATGAACACATAAATGGACATGTGATTATAGGTTATAATCcatgctgtgaaaaaaaaaatacatggctTGGAGTTTTACACTGGAGTAGTTTTCTACAGCCAAATTTTCTCTAAACCTTTTTCTCGTCTAAATATGTCTCTTCTACCTATTGATATTAAGAACATTTTTGTATATATCAAATGATAGGTTCAGACAACTatcattctgaattttttttcaaagcaaaattaagttgaaaatatcataaaaaactaaacttgattaattttttttttctttcaatgaacATATACCAGATTTGGCTACAACCCAGTACAAGAAAGACTCAGCTGCCTGGCCAAGAATAACTCTATCTATGTGGTGGCAAATATAGGGGACAAGAAGTCATGCAAAGCCagtgagcctcagtgtcctcctgATGGCCGTTACCAATACAATACTAACGTGGTGTTTGATTCTCAGGGAAAACTGGTGGCGCGCTACCATAAGGTAAATTTAATTTGCAAATAATTGAGTTATTGAATGCTTAATGAATTACAGTGAACAAGACAAAAACCCTCTTAGTATTGATAATAAGTGTACATGGAAAGTAATGATTAGGTTTGGTAAGTTCTTATAATTTGCTGTACATTTGGGAGCACATGAGTTTGTTGTAGGTGTATGTGAGAGTCAGCAGGAGTTACCTACATTGAAATATAAGGTTAATTTTTAggctttgttcttttaaaaatctgcccTCTTGATGAGTCAAAGAATGAAAAACTCCTTATCAGATAAACTCAGTCTTGACAATGGACAAAATAAAGCTTTTGGCTCACAGGCAATAGTTAAGTGTTCTTGGCAAACAGAGATGATCTATTTTACTTCTTTACCTTGTGAAATTCAAGATGGTCTTTGCAGATGAGAATACACATACAAATAGCTGTAATGGGAAGATGGAGCCAAAGGCTCTATTTCACTGGAGTGGCCTCAGGTTCTCCAAAGCACTGCTCTTCCCATGAAGGCAGCCATGATAGGTGAAACTGGCAATGTTAAATTGATGTGAGCTTGCATTTTTTCAGGTACACTGATGTCCAGGCCCACATCTTGAAAGAATTTCATTTCCCttcatcttctgtttttctcagcaaaacCTTTTCATGGGTGAAGACCAATTCAATGCACCCAAAGAACCTGAGATGGTGACATTTAACACAACCTTTGGAAAGTTTGGCATTTTCACTTGCTTTGATATTCTCTTCCATGATCCTGCTGTTGCCCTGGTGAAAGATCTCCATGTGGACACCGTACTCTTCCCAACAGCTTGGATGAATGTCCTGCCACATTTGTCAGCGGTTGAGTTCCACTCAGCTTGGGCTATGGGCATGGGAGTCAATTTCCTTGCATCTAATTTACATAACCCCTCAAATAGAATGACAGGTAACATGTGGTCTTTAAGATATATAGGCTTTGAATTCTACCAATAAGTATGCAAATTATAATACAACAATAAAACATATCGAAAAGATTTTTAAACTTGATATAATCAGAAAAACGAAAATTGTTTTTTGAACACTAACATGACTAACATGTACTCCTTAATAcaattgttttccaatttttagcTTTTGAACATTTAGCTGGTGACACACTTCAGGATCACTCCCAATCTAAActgttttatagatttattttattttatttatttaatcgaTCTTATTTCCTGAATGCATgcatactttctcttttttttcaaaatccatcACTTCTACATCCTTCTTGATTTcccattttcacattttattggaTCCTCTCATCTCTGCCCCCTTATCAGCGCATTttactgaaattaatgaaatacgTAGGTTGGCTTGAACTGATGAGTTTAAAATGAGCATTATGAAACCTTTCTCCACTTTcctaatttaaatggcatctccAACTGATTACTTTCAGGAAGTGGTATTTATGCACCTGATTTTCCAAGAGCATTTCATTATGATATGAAGACACCAGAGGGAAAACTTATCATCTCAACACTGGATTCTCACCCATCCCATTCCATAGTGAATTGGTCTTCTTACGCCAGCAGGATACATGCATTCCCAACAGGAAACCAAGAATTCAAGGGCACTGTCTTTTTTGATGAATTCACCTTTGTGGAGCTCACAGAAATCGCAGGAAATCACACAGTTTGTCAGAAAGAGCTCTGCTGTCATTTAAGCTACGAAATGTCTGAAAAGAGATCAGATGAAGTTTATGCCTTAGGAGCATTTGATGGATTGCACGTTGTTGAAGGGCGCTATTACCTACAGGTAATTTTTGGTGTCAGAAATTGCAAGGTCAAATACAAACACTCGGGTAAATTTAAGTGTGAGATAAACAGTGAATGATTTCTTAGTATTGTTTaagtatgtttcattttttttgaacaaatatttcctaaaaataattctttattggaAATTCAAATTTGGTTGGGCAGTCtgcacttttattttctaaatcttaaAATCTTAGTTGTCAGTACAATTTTAAATAGATCGGATCAAAGTAGAACATTATTTGGAGTGccaacattaataaaaattattcagattGCAGATAATTTTAACAGATAATTAAATACATATGATATATTCTACCTGAACAAATTTAGACATTTTCCCTATATGTTCACTTATTCCTATCCTGTTTATAACAAAGTTGACTTTTAAGTAGTATGTACTGAGAACAGACGAAGCTGTTGTCTGAGATTTTTCAGTAGAATGGTTTATTCCTTCAAACATCAGATATCTCACAAtcctcaacatttaaaaaagaggGGCTATTATAATTTGGTAAGATGGAATCCCAAAGAACAAGTGACCTCTATGTTCCTCTCAttctgctcttttctttcttggtctgGCCCCCATCCTATCTCACTCAAATTATTGCAATAGTCTTCTAACACAGCTTTCTGTAGACAGTCTCAGATCCATTCACTCCATTTTCAGTGCTACAatcacaaaaattataaaatgccatttctgattttattactCTCCTGCTTAAAATTCCTCAGTGACTACAAACTGACAACTAAGTTCCCAAGCAGAACAGACTGTCAGTCTTGATGTTCGgtcctttctgtttctctatcCTCTTCTTTCACCTGTACCCACATGTGCCTTGAGCTTCTGTAATATGAAGACATTTTCCCATCTCCAATTTGAAAAGTGTGTGGGGCCTTTGTGCATTTGCAGTTTATTTCCTTTGTCTGTGGTGACCCACATCTAATAATTTCTCATAGAACATTCCTATTGTTATCTCCACTAAGAAATTTTACCTGACACTTCTGTAGTACCACAGCCATGCCCCAGCTGGGTTGGGTACCTCTTTCATGTCCTCCCAGAACACCCTATGCTTAGCTTATCAAAGTCACATCATGTCATATTATTCACATACTTGTTTGAGACTGAGCCCCTGAATGCTGGGACTACGCCTATTGCAAACATTTTATGTACTCTGCCATTGGTGCTATACCAGTGATTATtcattttcataaacatttattgagttcctacCATATACTGGGTACCTATTCATTGCTAATTATAGGAAGATGAATAATATTGAGGAATTTAGTCTCTTGGTAGAGGAGAAACACATGTGTcttttgtagttttttattttaaaaaatattattttaaaacgaGCATTCTTTTGATCATTTTGTGCCCCAAACACTGGAGCTTCAGAAAGCTCCATTTTtagtttagtatttttttctacttctctgtATAGTCTCCTTTGCAATGTCATTCTCTCTTGCACAGCTTATCC
Above is a genomic segment from Urocitellus parryii isolate mUroPar1 chromosome 8, mUroPar1.hap1, whole genome shotgun sequence containing:
- the Vnn1 gene encoding pantetheinase isoform X2, producing MTTTQFLAYAAISVFCVLKVNSLDTFIAAVYEHAVRLPDDPLTLVSPEEALAFMNRNIDVLEGAITLAANQGAHIIVTPEDGIYGYNFSRESIYPYLEDIPDPQVNWIPCNNPNRFGYNPVQERLSCLAKNNSIYVVANIGDKKSCKASEPQCPPDGRYQYNTNVVFDSQGKLVARYHKQNLFMGEDQFNAPKEPEMVTFNTTFGKFGIFTCFDILFHDPAVALVKDLHVDTVLFPTAWMNVLPHLSAVEFHSAWAMGMGVNFLASNLHNPSNRMTGSGIYAPDFPRAFHYDMKTPEGKLIISTLDSHPSHSIVNWSSYASRIHAFPTGNQEFKGTVFFDEFTFVELTEIAGNHTVCQKELCCHLSYEMSEKRSDEVYALGAFDGLHVVEGRYYLQICTLLKCETTDLHTCGGSVDTASTRFESFSLSGTFGTQYVFPEVLLSDVQLAPKEFQVSSDGRLFSLKPTSGPLLTVTLFGRVYEKDLASNGSPDLSTNSVKIIVTF
- the Vnn1 gene encoding pantetheinase isoform X1, translated to MTTTQFLAYAAISVFCVLKVNSLDTFIAAVYEHAVRLPDDPLTLVSPEEALAFMNRNIDVLEGAITLAANQGAHIIVTPEDGIYGYNFSRESIYPYLEDIPDPQVNWIPCNNPNRFGYNPVQERLSCLAKNNSIYVVANIGDKKSCKASEPQCPPDGRYQYNTNVVFDSQGKLVARYHKQNLFMGEDQFNAPKEPEMVTFNTTFGKFGIFTCFDILFHDPAVALVKDLHVDTVLFPTAWMNVLPHLSAVEFHSAWAMGMGVNFLASNLHNPSNRMTGSGIYAPDFPRAFHYDMKTPEGKLIISTLDSHPSHSIVNWSSYASRIHAFPTGNQEFKGTVFFDEFTFVELTEIAGNHTVCQKELCCHLSYEMSEKRSDEVYALGAFDGLHVVEGRYYLQICTLLKCETTDLHTCGGSVDTASTRFESFSLSGTFGTQYVFPEVLLSDVQLAPKEFQVSSDGRLFSLKPTSGPLLTVTLFGRVYEKDLASNGSPDLSTNSVKIMLVVIIPIVFSLCW